A single region of the bacterium genome encodes:
- a CDS encoding SDR family NAD(P)-dependent oxidoreductase: MQDFEGKVAIVTGGASGIGRAMAVRFAQQGMKLVLVDIDADPLEEAAEAIRAQGVEVLAQRVDVGDAAAMDGLGEAVFERFGAAHVVCNNAGVASGGPMWELSTADWEFTLRPNLWGVIHGVRVFGKHLVAQNDGHFVNTASMAGLVSAPGCGPYNVSKHGVVTLSETLAGDLQALGSKVGVSVLCPGFVSTRLWDAERNRPDAAPRTEEQEQGQALMRAVIEAGLPAEQVAQLVFEAICDERFYIFTHEGTKAAVESRMQSILDGQHAAIPAEGAAVFMK; this comes from the coding sequence ATGCAGGATTTCGAAGGCAAGGTCGCGATCGTAACGGGCGGCGCCAGTGGTATCGGTCGCGCGATGGCCGTCCGATTCGCCCAGCAGGGCATGAAACTCGTTCTGGTCGACATTGACGCGGACCCGCTCGAAGAAGCTGCGGAGGCGATCCGAGCCCAAGGGGTCGAGGTGCTGGCCCAGCGAGTCGACGTTGGCGACGCGGCGGCGATGGACGGGCTCGGCGAAGCGGTGTTCGAGCGTTTTGGAGCGGCTCACGTCGTATGCAATAACGCCGGAGTCGCTTCGGGTGGGCCGATGTGGGAACTCTCGACCGCGGACTGGGAGTTCACGCTGCGGCCAAATCTCTGGGGGGTCATCCACGGTGTACGGGTCTTCGGCAAGCACCTCGTCGCGCAGAATGATGGACACTTCGTCAATACCGCATCGATGGCTGGGCTCGTATCTGCACCCGGGTGCGGTCCGTACAACGTTTCGAAGCACGGCGTCGTGACCTTGTCTGAAACCCTGGCCGGTGATCTTCAGGCCCTCGGCTCCAAAGTAGGTGTGTCGGTGTTATGTCCGGGCTTCGTGAGTACGCGTCTCTGGGATGCAGAGCGCAACCGCCCGGACGCCGCACCCAGGACGGAAGAGCAGGAACAGGGGCAAGCGTTGATGCGGGCCGTCATCGAGGCCGGGCTGCCGGCGGAGCAGGTGGCTCAACTCGTGTTCGAGGCAATCTGCGATGAGCGCTTCTACATCTTCACGCACGAGGGCACGAAGGCGGCAGTCGAATCGCGCATGCAGAGTATTCTGGACGGACAGCACGCGGCGATTCCCGCAGAGGGCGCCGCCGTATTCATGAAATAG